Within the Magnetospirillum sp. 15-1 genome, the region CGGCAGTTGAACAGGCTCCAGTTTCTGTTGTCATAACTGATTGCGGCGGCCTAATCCAGTATGTCAATCCGTGCTTTACAAAGAATACGGGGTATACATATGAAGAGGCTGTAGGATTAAACCCAAGAATATTAAAGTCTGGATATACCCCTGATGAGGTATACCATGAGTTATGGGGTGCTATCTCCGATGGAAAGGTATGGCACGGCGAACTACACAACAAAAAGAAAAATGGAGAGTTATTTTGGGAGTATGCCGTAATCGCTCCCGTGATTGACGATTGTGCACAGATTGTTAATTTTATCGCCATAAAGGAAGACATTTCTATAAGAAAGGAATTTGAGAAGAGACTCATTCATACACAGAACTTTGATGAACTTACCGGGCTGCCCAACAGGGCGGTTGCACTTGATCGCCTTGGCCAAGCTATTTCTGCAAATTCCAGTTTCGGAAGGATTGTTTCTGCTCTTATTGTAAAGGTTGATGGGCTGTCTCGGGCAAACCACATTCACGGCCACAAAGGTGGCGATTTAATTTTAAAGCAAGCTGCTGAACGAATTTCAGAAATAGTTTTAAACGATCTGAATACGGTTTCACGAATTGGCGGAACTGAATTCCTTGTAATTTTACAAGGAATCTCGACTCCATCCATTGCGGAGTCTGTTGCAAAAAGATTAATAGAGGTATTATCGCAGCCGTTTAATGTATTCGGAGAGCAATTTTTTTTATTATCGTCTATTGGAATGTCATTTTCACCAATCGACGGAACTGATCATTTTGAGTTGCTGAGAAACGCACACTCAGCACTAATGAACGCAAGAAATAAGTCATGTGGCGGATATCGGCTGTTTATGCCTGAAATGGACAGGGAGGCTCGCGAGCGACAGTCTTTAGATAGCGAGCTTCATTCTGCGGTAACGGAAGACTTAATTAAAGTGTTTTATCAGCCTCTTATAGACGCAAAAACAGGTCGCATTGTTGGTGCTGAGGCACTTGCTCGCTGGCAAACACATGGTGGCCGCTACATTTCTCCGGATAAATTTATTCCATTGGCGGAGGAAAATGGTCTGATTAAGCAAATCGGAAGTTCTATATTGTTTTCAGCATGCAAGGATGCGGCGTTTTGGCGTTCAAATTATGGTGCTGCCTTTAGGGTTGCTGTAAACATATCGGCTTTGCAGTGTAATGATATGGGATTCATTGAAACCATTGAAAAAATTCTTGAGGAGACGGGGTTCCCTCCTGAGTTGCTTGAGATCGAGCTAACTGAACGAACTCTTGTCGCGGATAGTCATGCCGCGATTGCATTCATGGAAGTGGCGAGAGGAATGGGTATCCGCCTTTCAATTGATGACTTTGGAACTGGGTATTCTGCACTTGGATATCTTCGCAAATTTCCGTTTACTACACTTAAGATCGATAAGTCGTTTACGTCTGAAATATCTGATAAAGGCAAGGGTAACGCGTTAATTTTATCTATCATTCAAATGGCTCATGCTCTCGATCTCGAGGTAATAGCAGAGGGAGTTGAAAATGAGTTTCAGCGTGAATTCCTGATAGATTGTGGCTGTGAAATTTTACAGGGATATCTGCTTGGACATCCGGTTCCAGCCGATCAATTTTTATTAAATATGGAGTTGCTATAGGGTGTCTTGTATTTTTGCAAACTCGTCACCGATTTTGCTTGTAATATATATAATTCTTTACCAACGCCTTAATGCTGATGGCCGGACGGGAAACAATGTCCGTCAGTTTCGGACCCGCTCCAACCAGCCGGGGTCTTCCGGATATTTTTCCAGCAATTTCGACATCCGACTGAACGCAAAATTTGCGATGTCGTCACAATGCTGAATTACGGCACCGTCATGTTTAACGTATCGCATGTCGCGAAGTGCGACTTGTGTATAGGTCAATATTGCACGCGACTCAGACATCACGATTCCATGAGAAATGTATCCAAATGACGGTGAAAACCATAGGTCATGGTCATTTAACCATTGCATTGATATTTCTGCATACTGACTGATCTTTCTCTCCAGTGCGGAGCAGTATAGCCCACGATCATGGAGGTTCATGCCATTCGCGTCCTTGCCCAATACTAAATCTTTTTCCCGCTGCCAGTATCCTGGGGTGTTGATCTCGTCGAATGTGATGGGCGGCGGCGATGGCTTCGAGCCGAGGGAGTAATAATTCGGCAGGTTCGGATCGCGTGGATACACGGGCGGGGGAGCGGCTTTCACCACCCCGGCGGAACCCTTGTCTGTCGTGTAAAAATAGCCTTCCTGTGCATTCACGACGCAGGTCGATGCAATCAAGACTAACGCTGAAAATGTTGTGCATGTCTGACGCATAATTCTCACCGCATAATCAACCACTATAAGAATTAACGGATAAATATATAAAGTCAATGTTTGTGAGGAATGCGATGCGATGTGATGATTTAACTATTTCTGCAAAAGATGCTGTTTCGGTGCAGCCGAGACAATTTCCGACTGAGTATGATGGAACCCGAATCGAATTGATGGCGGTTATTGACCTGCTTCGATGTGCAGTCAATGAAGCTCAACGCCTCTTGGCCCTGATCGACCGAGAATCGACATCGCGTTTGTGACCATCAATCGCACCAACCATTCGGCCTTCAGCACGAAGAATCCGGTCTGCGAATTTTACGATGAGCCGGTTTGGCATCGCCCCTGGTCGTAGGGACATCACCAATTTCATGGCTT harbors:
- a CDS encoding GGDEF domain-containing phosphodiesterase; the protein is MVRRLRDIEAVINDFLSGNILVRCESSSDEVIGPVSLAINRLLEETAHRQSSLLRLSAAVEQAPVSVVITDCGGLIQYVNPCFTKNTGYTYEEAVGLNPRILKSGYTPDEVYHELWGAISDGKVWHGELHNKKKNGELFWEYAVIAPVIDDCAQIVNFIAIKEDISIRKEFEKRLIHTQNFDELTGLPNRAVALDRLGQAISANSSFGRIVSALIVKVDGLSRANHIHGHKGGDLILKQAAERISEIVLNDLNTVSRIGGTEFLVILQGISTPSIAESVAKRLIEVLSQPFNVFGEQFFLLSSIGMSFSPIDGTDHFELLRNAHSALMNARNKSCGGYRLFMPEMDREARERQSLDSELHSAVTEDLIKVFYQPLIDAKTGRIVGAEALARWQTHGGRYISPDKFIPLAEENGLIKQIGSSILFSACKDAAFWRSNYGAAFRVAVNISALQCNDMGFIETIEKILEETGFPPELLEIELTERTLVADSHAAIAFMEVARGMGIRLSIDDFGTGYSALGYLRKFPFTTLKIDKSFTSEISDKGKGNALILSIIQMAHALDLEVIAEGVENEFQREFLIDCGCEILQGYLLGHPVPADQFLLNMELL